The sequence below is a genomic window from Oscillospiraceae bacterium.
GGGGCAGGTAGTCCGTATTTCCACCGGGCCCGAGAGCAAGATCACCGACGTAAAAGCGCTGATAGAGCGCCTTGCACGGCAGTAATTGGGCGAAATACACAGAAATACAGCTGCTGTTCTGTGAGAAATTTAGAAATAATCCCTCATAACTTGACAAAATTCCCCTGCGCTGTTACCCTATATCCATCGGCTGGTGCTCACAGATGTGTAGGAGCAGCCGTGCCCATCGTAAGCGCTTGCGTGACACCTGTGTCCGCATAGCCGGATGCCCATTATCTGCGAAGCAGGTATGAGGGAATGGATGACATCCCCCTTTTTCCGTACGGCAGCGGATAAGGGCTATTTTGTCTATCTTTTCTTGCGTCCCTGTTTTTGCAGGGACGCAATTTTTTATGTCGAAAATTTGATGAAAGGGACAGGATTATGACTAAATTGACAATTCCGGCCAAGGATTTCAGAAGGTTTGACGACCCCTTCGCCAAGGAGCGCGACGAGGAGCGCCCGGTGAAATACCGCTTCTACGCCCGCGTGGCGGACGTGCCCGACGCGCTTTTAGACTGGATGGAGACCAATCCCCGCGACCAGAATTTGAATACCGACACCTCAAAAGCCATTCGCGAGACGCTGCTTGACGACGATACCCCCTATTTTCACCTGTGGAACCGCGGCATCCTGATCTCAGCGGACAAGGTCATATACGACAATCGGAAGGACCGGCAGTCGGCGGAAATCTTCCTGGACGACCCAAGGGTCCACGGCAACATCGACGGCGGGCATACCCTGCGTATTATTTTGGACTGCCAGAAGAAGGTGGCCGAGGGCAAGCTGGAGCGGATGCCGGCGCAGTATGTGGAGATCGAGGTCATCACAGGCCTCAGCTCCCCGGAGGGCCTGGCCGAGGCGCGGAACACGAGCGTCGCCGTCGATCTGAAGAGTATGGAGGAGCTGCGAAAGAGCTTTGAGGTGCTGAAGGAAATTCTGGAGCCCTGCACCCTCCTGGGGGATCATTACGCAGGGCGGATAGAGTTCCGGCAGAACCAGATGCGGGCGGCCAAGGATCTTGAGAAGGGGAAAGGCAAAGACGTGGAGCCGCAGAACTGGGTGGACGTGAGAGAGGTCATCTCCATCCTGAACATGTTCAACCAGACGCTGTACCCCAATGACAATATCCAGTGCACACAGCCCATCCAGTCGTTCAGCGGGAAGGAGGTGGGCCTCAAGCGCTTCCTCCAGGCGGGACTGGACGGCAGCGCCACGGACGAGGAGCGCCGCAGGGAGCGGGACGCGCTCCTGCGCCATATGGCCCCGATCATACCCGACATCATCGAGCTGTGGGACCACGTGGAGCGCCACTTTACCGAGGCCACCAACCAGATCAACAAGCGGTACGGGGCGCGGAAGTATTCCAAGGGCGTGAAGCCCAGGGCGATGTTCTCCAATGCGCCGATTAAATACGTGGTCCCCAAGGGGATTATGTATCCGCTCGTCGGTTCGTTTAGGGCGCTGGTGCGGGTGAACGACGAGGGAGATTACTATTGGGCGGTAAAGCCCGGCCAGGCATGGGAAGACATGAAGGGCCCTCTGGCAACCTTTGTGATGTCCACCTCCGAGGAGCTGGCGAATAACCCGGCCAATGTCGGGCGCTCGTCAAACCTGTGGTCGAACCTGTTTTCAAACATGTACGTATACGCCATGAAAAACGAAGGGAAGGGAACCGAGAGTGCGGATGTGGAGTGAGCCGCCGGTTTACAAACCTGTTCCTTTTTGTAGAGTTATGTAACCCTTTTTTCTCCGAACTGTAAAGCCTGTGCGCCTCTTTCGTGGTATCGTAGTGGATACCGGATGTGTGAAAGGACGTGTGGCGATGATCCCCCAGGGGCAATGGAAAAAGAAGGTTTACAAACGGTGGAAGCTGGCGCTCCCACTGCTGGCCGCGGCGGCGCTGTGCGCCGCCTGCGCCTACCCGCCGGCGGGGGCGGAGTCGGCGGGGATGGGGGAAGTGGTCGCGGGCCCGCCGCCCGGTTCCGCCGGGGAGGGACAGGCCCTCACGGCCTCCGCCGCCCCGTCGGCCACGCCGGAACCCAACCCGGAACCCACCCCTGCGCCCGCGCCGCCGGCGGCCGAGCACCCGGCCTACGAGGCGCTCTACCCGGAGCTCTACGCGCGGGAGGCGGCGCGCGCCAGCGTCAACGAGGAGAAAACGGTATACCTCACGTTTGACGACGGCCCCTCCGGGCGCACGCCGGAGATCCTGGACATTCTAAAGGAGTACGGCGTCCAAGCCACCTTCTTTACCGTGGGGCAGACGGACGATGACGCGAAGGCGTACATGCGCCGGATTGTGGAGGAGGGCCACGCGCTGGGGGTACATAGCTTCTCCCACGACTACCGGAGGATCTACGCCGGCGTGGAGGAATTTTTGGAGGACTTCAAGGCCCAGTACGACCTGATCTACGAGGCCACCGGGACGTACCCGCAGATTTTCCGCTTCCCGGGCGGCAGCGTCAACGGCTACAACGGCCATATCTACCAGGAGATCATCGCGGAGATGACCCGCCGGGGCTTCGTCTACTTCGACTGGAACGTGTCGGCGGCGGACGCCGCGCAGCACCCCACCGCGGCCACGGTGCTGGCCGGGGCCACCAACAAAATCAGCGGCCTGCGCCGGGCCTTCGTGCTCATGCACGACAGCGCCCCCAAGACCTACACCGTGGAGGCCCTGCCCGCCGTCATCGAGGCCTACCAGGAGGCGGGCTTTACCTTCCGCACCCTCTCCCCCGAGGTTCTGCCGCTGATCTTCCCCTACCCGGACGGCGGCCTGCCCCAGGGATAACACATAGTTTGCTTGAATGGGGGAGATTTTTGTGAAACGACGGCTGCTGCCGCTCCTGCTCGCCGCGTGTATCCTGATACTGCCGGGGTGCGCGCCGGAACCGCCGCCGGAGTCAGTACCGCCCGTGCCGCCCGGCCCTGCGGGAGACGGCTCCGCAGGCGATGAATTTCAGGCGTTTGTTGATACCTGGAAGCTGTCCGGCCTGGTTCCCGCGGGCCTGGTGATGACGGACGAAAATAAGGACGGCGTGCTCCAATATTTTGAGGCGTTGGACGGCGCGGAGCGGGATTACGTCATGCTGCTCCTACAGGCCATATCCGCCGGTGAGCAGACGCCGGCGGACGCGTACTGCAGTTTTGAGGGCGGCGTCTATCTCGACTCCTGCCAGTTCTGCCTGTATGATATGAATCTGGACGGATTCCCGGAATTTATCTTGAAAACGGGCAGCTGTGAGGCCGATTACTGGATTACGGTCTATACCATCGCGGACGGCGCCCTCGTCGACTGCGGCGGACTCAGCGGCGGCCATTGCGTCCTGTACGCCGACGGCTCGGGCGGATTCGTGGGGTATGAGGGCCATATGGGGGAATACCACATCACCGCGTCGGCGTTGGAGGGGACGGCGCTTTCCACGCGGGAGATCGCGCAGGGCGTGGTGGACCACGGCCAGGGCGGGACCTATCCTGATTTGGAGCAGTTCGGATATGGGGACTATGATCAGCCGCTGGAGTTCAGCGGGATACCGACCCTGTTCCTCGCCCCGGCGGGGTGACGGCAGTCAAGCAAAAACGGACAAAAAAGCGGCTTCCTCCAAATTGGAGGAAGCCGCTTTTATATGAGGGCGGGGGGGCTACAGCTCGGCCACCACGCGGCAGGGCAGGCCCGTGGCGCTGGCATAGCGCAGGGGGTAGGTGTGGGCGGTAAAGTCCGCCCCGTGGGCCAGGATCTGTTCCAGGCCCCACAGGTTCTCCACAACGAAGGCCCCCCGGTCGGCGCAGCGCTGGTCCGTGGGGGTGTGCTCCGCACCCCGGCGCACCCCGGCGAAATCCACGCCGAGGATGGACACGCCCCGGTCCAGCAGGGCGTCAATCAGGGCGTGGGAGAGCTGGGGATGGGCGGAGAAGTAGGTCTTGCCGCCGTAGCCCTGCTCTGTAATGAAGCCGGAGCAGAAGGCCACGAACATGCCCGGCTCCACCCGGGTGAGATCCACGTCCTCCGGTTCGATGTCCCGCCCCCGCACCGCCCGCACGTCGAAGACCACGCTGGGGCGGCGGGTGTACGCCAGGGGGAATTCCTTGTCCATCACGTCGAAATGGGTGCCCAGGTGCCCGGAGAGGGCCTTGCGCTCGTTGCCCCGGGCGTCCTGCGCCATTTGGGGCGTAATCTCCAGTGTGATGTCGATCAGCACGGCTATTCCTCCTCCTGATGCATCAGCCTCTGTTCGGCCGGGAGCAGGCCCTGGTCGTAGCGCTCGATCTTGGTGTTGAGGCGATCCAGGGTCTGCTGCTGCTCCGCGATCCGGGCCCGGAGCTGGTCCCGCTGCTCGGTGAGGATCTGCTTTCTGGCCTCGATGGTGCCGTCGCCCTGCTGGAAGAGGGCCACGTACTCGATGAGGGCCTCGATCTGGATGCCCGCGCCCCGCATACACTTGGCGAACTCCACCCAGCGGCAGTCCTCCTCGGTGTAGGCGCGGATGCCGCTCTTGCTCCGGGTCACACCCGGGATAAGGCCGATGCGCTCATAGTAGCGCAGGGTGTCCGCCGACAGGCCGTACTGCCTGCTCACTTCCGCAATGGTCATACAGCGACCCTCCTCACCGGCCGAAAATTTCGGCGGCTAATCTCATATTTTCCGCCACGCCCACGCCGAAGGGGCAGCGCCCCTCGCACGCGCCGCAGGAGAGGCACTCCCCGGCGGCGTGGGGCAGCAGGGCGTAGTGCTCCCGCACGGTCTCGGGCACGCCGCCCTGGGCGCGGGCCAGGTTCAGGAATTTCGTCACCGCCGCCACGTCGATGCCCACGGGGCAGGGGGCGCAGTGGCCGCAGTACATGCACCGTCCCCGCCAGGAGATGGAGGGGAAGCCCGCGAAGGCGGCGGCGTAGTCCCGCTCCTCCGGGGCGGCCCGCTCATAGGCGGCGCTGCGCTCCAGCTCCTCCACCGTGCGGGCGCCGGAGAGCACGGTGCACACGCCGGGGCGGGTGAGCGCGTAGTGCAGGCACTGTTTGGGGGTGAGGGCCCGCCCGGCGGGGGAGAGGCGCTCGTCCAGCAGGTCCCCGCCGCCGAAGGCCTTCATCACCGTGATGCCCACCCCCAGGCGCTGGCAGGTCTCGTACAGGGCCTCCCGCTGGGGGTCCAGGTTGACCAGGGGGCGGCTGTAGGCCTCGTCGGCCCAGAGGTCCTCCACGTTCTCCCCGGCGGGCTGGAGGTCGTAGCAGGGGTTCACGCTGAACATCAGCACCTCGATAAGCCCGCTCTCCACGGCGGCCAGGGCGGCCTCCGGGTTGTGGCTGGACAGGCCGATGTGGCCGATTTTGCCCTGGGCCTTCAGGGCCTGGGCGTACTCCATCACAGGGCCGTCCTTGACGGACTGCCAGTCGGCCAGGGAGTCCACGTAGTGGATCATGCCCACGTCGATGAAGTCCGTACCCAGGCGCTCCAGCAGATCCGCAAACCCGGCGCGCACCTCGTCCATGTCCCGGGTGCGCTTGTACTGGCCGTCCTGCCAGATGGTGCACAGGTGGCCCTGGAGCAGGAATTTGTCCCGCCGCCCCTTCAGCGCGCGGCCCAGGCGGGTGCGCATCCCGGGGTCCGGGGTGTACAGGTCGATGTAGTTGATCCCCAGGCGCTCGGCGGCGTCCAGCAGGGGCTCCACCAGGGCGCCGCCGTGGTCCACGAAGCCCTCGCAGCCCATGCCGATCTCGCCCACCCACAGGCCGGTGCGGCCCAGCTGTCTTTTTTCCATGGCTGTCACCTCTTCCGATTGGTAGCTTAGGTATACCACCTGGAGTGCACTCCAAGTCAAGAGGATTTTTGAAAAAGGGGCCCCGGCGCACCCCTACAGCGGATAGCGCAGCACGGGCGCGCTGCCCGTCACACGGGGGTTATCCAGGAAAAGGAGGACGCTCTCCCCGTCGTAGGCGTACCGGTAGTCGGACAAGGCCAGGCCGCTGTAGTACCCCTCCACCTCCTCCCGCTTCCAGCCGATCCCGCAGACCTGGTCGGTCACCCAGCGGTTGAAGTCCGCGCTGTCCGCCGTGACGAAATAATCCAGCCCCAGCGGATCGCCGGAACGGAGATCGAAGGTATAGCCGTAATAAGAGATGGAGTTCATCCCGCCCGCGTTCCAGCTGGAGACCTGCCGGACACTGAGTATATCCATATCGAGGTAGGTCAGCTGTGTAGACATGGTGTCGTGCAGGGGCTGGAGGATATAGGGACGATCCTGCCCGGCGGTATCCATCCACTCCGCGCAGGCCTCCCAGAAGTAGTCGTCGGCCATAAAAGCCTCGCACTTTTGTTCAAAAAATGCGCCAATTTTTTCTGCGACGGGTTGTGCGGCGTGGGACAGTCCGGGCAGATCGTACCACCGACGGGCCAGGACCTGCCTTTGCTCATTGACGGCCGCCTGCTCCACCCGGTTCAGGTAGAGGGCGATCCAGCCGTCCTGCCGCTCGTAGGTCAGGCGCTCGACGTAGGGTTCGCCCTCCGCCATGCCCACCACGCCCCGGACGGCGGCGCTGAAATAGCTGCTATAGGAGCTGTCGCCCTGAATCCCCTCCACCGTCCCGGTGACGGTCCCGCCGTCGCAGGTGAGGTCCAGCTTTTGAATGCGGACGGTGGCCTTCCCGCCGAAGAGCCCCCCGTCGGTGCCGTTGCAGTCGGCGCCCATGTAGTCCCGGATCAGGGCGATCTGCACGGCGCCGCTTGGCCGGGCCGCTTCGGCGCTCACGCCGGGGGAGGGGGCGGGCGCGGCGCAGCCCGCCGACAGCAGCAGACAGGCGCACAGCAGGACCGCGCCCGCGTTCGTCCTCGTTTTTTTCATCTACTGCCCCTTGTGGTCCTCCTTGACCAGGCCGCGCTTGAAGGCCCGCAGCAGGGCCTTCAGATCCTCCACCTGGCGCTGCAGCTCGCTGCCGATGTCGGTCTCCGCGATCTTCATGCGTTGCTCCAGCCGCTCGAACACCACCGAGTCGGAGTGGATGTCGCCGTTGACCCGCAGGGCCTCCTCCTTGCCCGCGAAGGGCTGGTGGGAGACGATGCGGAAGCAGGCGGAGTTGAAGATCAGGGTGTACCCGGCGATGCCCGTGGTGGGCTGGTAGGCCTTGCAGAAGCCGCCGTCGATGACGATGAGCTTGCCGCCGGCCTTGAAGGGGCTCTCCCCCTTCTTGGACTTGACGGGGATGTGGCCGTTGATGATGTGGCAGTGGGGCCCCGCCAGGCCGAATTCGGCCAGCACCCGGTCGCACACGGCGGGGTCGTTGTAGTGGGTGTAGTAGGCGTTTTTGGGCTCGGTCCAGGCTTTTTCGTCGGCCATGAGCCGCCGCTCGAAGGTGGTCATGCGGTCCCGGCCAAAGACCGGGGAGTTGCGCCCGCACCACAAAAACCACAGGTAGTCCATGCCGAACTGCTTCTCGGCCGAGCCGGGCTTGGCGTAGTAGGCCTTGCGGGCCACCGATTCGGCGTAGTCCAGGAAGGCGCGGCCGGAGAGCTCGCCCCGGTCGGTCTTGAAGGCCATGAACTCCCCGTCCTCCGTCATGGGCAGGCAGCCGTGGAAGAGCAGGTTGCCGTTAAAGACCTTGTACAGGCCGCCCTTGGAGTAAATAAAGCGGATGTGCTGCTGGAGCTTCTCGCTGCGCTGGAAGGAGGCGGTGAGCTGGCCTATGACCTCGTCCTCCTCGGGAGAGAGGTCGTAGGGGTGCTCCCGGTCCACGGTGGGGAAGTCGCAGTCGTCCAGGGGCCAGGTCTTGCCGCCGATGGTCACGCACTTGTGCTCGTAGTCGATCTTGTCCAGCAGGAGCCGGTCCTCCATGCCGAAGCCGGGGTTGCGCAGGATCTTCTGCCCCTCCAGCTTGAAGAGGATGATGGTGATGGCCTTGTGCATCCGGGCGGAGAGGAGCTTATCCTTCTCGGTGTAGTTGTCCTTGTCGTCCCCGGCCAGCTTGATGGCGAAGCGGGAGCAGTCGGTGTCCCGGTAGACCTCGTTGGCGAAGAGGGCCAGGGGCCGCAGGGAGATGCCGTAGCCGGTCTCGATGACCTCCAGGTTGTTGTAGTGGATGGAGTTGGAGAGCACCGTGGCCACCAGGGTGCGGCTGCCGGTGGCGGCCCCCATCCACAGCACGTCGTGGTTGCCCCACTGGAAGTCCACCGCGTGGTGGGTGAGCAGGGCGTCCATGATAATATCGGCCCGGGGGCCGCGGTCGAAGATGTCGCCCACCACGTGCAGGCGGTCCACCACCATGTGCTTGATGAGCTCGCACACGTGGACGATGAAGTCGCCCGCCCGGTCGATGTCGATGATGGTGGAGATGACATTCTCGTAGTAGTCCCGCTTGTCGTAAAACTCGTAGTTGGTGTTGAGCAGCTCGTCGATGATGTAGGCGTACTCATGGGGCAGGGCCTTGCGCACCTTGGAGCGGGTGTACTTGCTGGTGACCAGGCGGCACACGTCCAGCAGGCGGTGGAGGGTGATGCGGTACCACTCCTCCAGCGCCTCGTCGTCCAGCGCCCGGGCCACCTGCTCCAGCTTCTCCTCCGGGTAGTAGATCAGGGTGGCCAGCTCGTCCCGGTCGTACCTGGACACGCTGGCGGCGAAGAGCTGGTCCACCTTCTCGCGCACCACGCCGGAGGCGCTGTTGAGGATGTGAAGAAAGGCCTCGTACTCCCCGTGCACGTCGGAGAGGAAGTGCTCGGTGCCCTTGGGCAGGTTCAGGATGGCCTGGAGGTTGACGATCTCGCTGCTGGCGGCCTGGACGGTGGGGTACTGGCGGGAGAGCATCTGGAGGTAGCGCAGATCCTCCGGGGTCACGGCGTCGTCTGGCTTTTGGCGTTTCATAAGTTCCTCCTCCTTAGAAGAAAATAACTAAACTCATTGTATCACTCGCCGCCGCGCGTTACAATATGGGGAGCGGAAAAGGAGGACGGGAATATGCAGCACAGGATGAAAGAGGGGGCCATGACGCCGGCGGAGATGGAGGCCCTGCTCCGCGAGGCCCCGGTGGGGCGGATCTCCACCCTGGGGGAGGACGGCTACCCCTACACGGTGGCGGTGCACTTCGTGTACCTGGACGGGAAGATCTACTTCCACGGCCTGAACGCCGGGCAGAAGCTGGAGAACGTGGCCCGCTGCCCCAGGGTGTGCTTCGAGACGGACGTGCTGGACGGCCTGCTGGCGGAGGACCTGCAGACCCCGTGCAGCGCGGACGCGGCCTACCGCAGCGTGGTGATCACGGGGGACGCGGCCCTGGTGGCGGACATGGAAAAAGGGCGGCCCCTGGCCGCCCTTGTGGAGAAGTATACGCCCCAGTGGGCCCATTTGGAGATGCCCACTGCCCGGGTGCGGGGCACCGCCGTGGTGGCGGTCACCCCCCGGTCCATGACGGGGAAAAAGCACGCCTGAGCTACGCCGCCTCGAAGATGTTGAGCATATCCTGCGTCATGGGCGTGGTGTAGGGGTTTAAAAAGCCGTTGAGGATGTCCAGCGTCTGGTCGGGGTAGAGCTGGTAGTGCCAGCGGCTGCCCTGGTAGCGCACGTCCGGGTCCCCCGGGAGGGTGGCGGACTGCAGGCCGGTGGACAGATCGAAGCCCAGGGCGGGCTCGGCAAACCAGAGCATGGTCTCCAGGGGCATGTCGCTCTTCACGTACTGGGAGAAGATCTCAATGTATTTGCCGATCTTCTGGGGGTTGGAGAGCACCTTTTTGACGATCAGGGAGAGCACCTGCTGCTGGGTCTGGGTGCGCCCGATGTCGGAGTACTCGCTGCCCGAGCCGTCGTTGCTGTGGCGGAAGCGGCACACTTCCATGGCCTGCTGGCCGTTCAGGTGGGTCATGCCCGGCTCGTAGAAGATGGACAGCTCCTGGGTGGGGTCGTAGTAGCCCATGTGGATGGGGATGTTGAAGTCCACGCCCCCCACCTCGTCCACCAGGGCGATAAAGCCCTTGACGCTGGCCGTCACGTAGTAGTCGATGGGGATGCCCAGCATGTCGGAGACCACGTCCCGCAGGTTCTCCGGCCCCTTGTGGTAGGCGGCGTTGATCTTGCCGTAGCCCTGGACCAGGGTGTCCCGGGGGATGGAGACCAGGCCCGCCTGCTGGTTCACCGTGTCGTACATGGCCACCATGATGGTGTCGGCGTTGCCGCTGGTGGCGTCGCTGCACGCCAGGAGCACGGTGTAGGTGTAGGGCTTGCGCTCCAGCGCGGGGACGGGGTCGGCCAGATCCTCCCGCTCCCCGGTGTCCGGGTTGTCGGTGGGGCGGACCGCCTTGGGGGTGGACATGGCGGGGGCCTGGGTGGGCTGCTTGGAGGCCAGCTTATAGGCGCAGAAGAGCGCCACGATGACGGCGGAGAGAACCACCAGGGTGCGGTACAGGGCCCGGCCCGCCCTGCGGGCGGGCGCAGGGCGGCGGGAGGAGGGCTTGACGCGTTTTCCTGCCACGGGGCGCGCCCCCTTTCTTTTGTGTTATGTTAACATATGCGCGTATGTTAGTATACAAAATCGGACGGCGTTCGGCAAGGATAAATTGCACGGTTTTATAATTATTTAAGGATTGCGGGCGAAGAGCCCCGGCGGTGGGGATAGGG
It includes:
- a CDS encoding MerR family transcriptional regulator, with protein sequence MTIAEVSRQYGLSADTLRYYERIGLIPGVTRSKSGIRAYTEEDCRWVEFAKCMRGAGIQIEALIEYVALFQQGDGTIEARKQILTEQRDQLRARIAEQQQTLDRLNTKIERYDQGLLPAEQRLMHQEEE
- a CDS encoding pyridoxamine 5'-phosphate oxidase, producing MQHRMKEGAMTPAEMEALLREAPVGRISTLGEDGYPYTVAVHFVYLDGKIYFHGLNAGQKLENVARCPRVCFETDVLDGLLAEDLQTPCSADAAYRSVVITGDAALVADMEKGRPLAALVEKYTPQWAHLEMPTARVRGTAVVAVTPRSMTGKKHA
- the fbp gene encoding fructose-1,6-bisphosphatase class 3; protein product: MKRQKPDDAVTPEDLRYLQMLSRQYPTVQAASSEIVNLQAILNLPKGTEHFLSDVHGEYEAFLHILNSASGVVREKVDQLFAASVSRYDRDELATLIYYPEEKLEQVARALDDEALEEWYRITLHRLLDVCRLVTSKYTRSKVRKALPHEYAYIIDELLNTNYEFYDKRDYYENVISTIIDIDRAGDFIVHVCELIKHMVVDRLHVVGDIFDRGPRADIIMDALLTHHAVDFQWGNHDVLWMGAATGSRTLVATVLSNSIHYNNLEVIETGYGISLRPLALFANEVYRDTDCSRFAIKLAGDDKDNYTEKDKLLSARMHKAITIILFKLEGQKILRNPGFGMEDRLLLDKIDYEHKCVTIGGKTWPLDDCDFPTVDREHPYDLSPEEDEVIGQLTASFQRSEKLQQHIRFIYSKGGLYKVFNGNLLFHGCLPMTEDGEFMAFKTDRGELSGRAFLDYAESVARKAYYAKPGSAEKQFGMDYLWFLWCGRNSPVFGRDRMTTFERRLMADEKAWTEPKNAYYTHYNDPAVCDRVLAEFGLAGPHCHIINGHIPVKSKKGESPFKAGGKLIVIDGGFCKAYQPTTGIAGYTLIFNSACFRIVSHQPFAGKEEALRVNGDIHSDSVVFERLEQRMKIAETDIGSELQRQVEDLKALLRAFKRGLVKEDHKGQ
- a CDS encoding cyclase, coding for MLIDITLEITPQMAQDARGNERKALSGHLGTHFDVMDKEFPLAYTRRPSVVFDVRAVRGRDIEPEDVDLTRVEPGMFVAFCSGFITEQGYGGKTYFSAHPQLSHALIDALLDRGVSILGVDFAGVRRGAEHTPTDQRCADRGAFVVENLWGLEQILAHGADFTAHTYPLRYASATGLPCRVVAEL
- a CDS encoding (4Fe-4S)-binding protein, whose translation is MEKRQLGRTGLWVGEIGMGCEGFVDHGGALVEPLLDAAERLGINYIDLYTPDPGMRTRLGRALKGRRDKFLLQGHLCTIWQDGQYKRTRDMDEVRAGFADLLERLGTDFIDVGMIHYVDSLADWQSVKDGPVMEYAQALKAQGKIGHIGLSSHNPEAALAAVESGLIEVLMFSVNPCYDLQPAGENVEDLWADEAYSRPLVNLDPQREALYETCQRLGVGITVMKAFGGGDLLDERLSPAGRALTPKQCLHYALTRPGVCTVLSGARTVEELERSAAYERAAPEERDYAAAFAGFPSISWRGRCMYCGHCAPCPVGIDVAAVTKFLNLARAQGGVPETVREHYALLPHAAGECLSCGACEGRCPFGVGVAENMRLAAEIFGR